From Parus major isolate Abel chromosome 1A, Parus_major1.1, whole genome shotgun sequence, the proteins below share one genomic window:
- the FAM180A gene encoding protein FAM180A: protein MLWKTLVLLLFYYSAHATLTHRWSRAMLFPAAQRFKRSSAAFLNPVLQNSLEDVVLLYEFLLAELDIDKGQRISIKDEELASLRKAAEFNTICNEIIPKSIPEIRRLSSRLSSYPRVLKKEDFERTVLTMVYAAYRAAQSQGHQKDTWAESFVHLYKALKNDLMLSYSKQPS from the exons ATGCTTTGGAAGActttggtgctgctgctgttctatTACAGTGCTCATGCCACTCTAACCCACAGATGGAGCAGAG CTatgcttttcccagctgctcagaGATTCAAGAGGTCCTCAGCTGCCTTCCTCAACCCAGTGCTACAAAACTCGCTGGAAGATGTGGTCCTGCTTTATGAG TTTCTTTTAGCTGAGCTTGACATTGACAAAGGTCAGAGGATCTCCATCAAAGATGAGGAGCTGGCTTCGCTCAGGAAGGCTGCTGAGTTTAACACCATCTGCAACGAGATTATCCCCAAGAGCATCCCAGAGATCCGCAGGCTGAGCAGCAGGCTGTCTTCCTACCCGAGGGTCCTCAAGAAAGAGGATTTTGAAAGGACAGTGCTGACCATGGTCTACGCGGCCTACAGAGCTGCTCAGTCCCAGGGGCACCAGAAGGACACTTGGGCTGAATCCTTTGTCCACCTCTACAAAGCCCTGAAGAACGACTTGATGCTCTCCTACAGCAAGCAGCCCTCATAG